The genomic stretch ACCTGCGCGTTGGCGGCGGAGCCGGCGCCGCGCAGCGCGAACCCCGCGACGACCACCCGCTCCGCCGAGACGAGCGGGCCGTCCTTGTCGCGGGCCACGCCGGGGGCGGTCGAGACGATCCGCACCTCGTCGAGGCCGACGCCGCTGACCATCTCCGACGACGCGCCGGCGCGCTGCACGATCGCGTTCCGCGGCGAGCCGGAGGCGACCAGCGTCGCCTGGAAGCCGCGGGCGAGCGAGAGCATCGCCACGAAGACGCCCACCGCGCCGGCCACGCCGAGCACCGCCACCAGCGACGAGAGCCAGCGGCGGCGCAGCGAGAGGACGTTGTAGATCAGCGGGATCGCCATCGTCAGACCCGCCGCGGCGCGGCGCCGCCGTGCACCGGCCGGATCGCCATCGTCAGGCCCGCCGCGGCGCGGCGCCGTCGTGCACCGGCCGGATCGCCATCGTCAGACCCGCCGCAGCGCTTCGACGATGTCGAGGCGCATCGCCGAGAGCGCCGGCGGCAGCCCCGCGGCGAGGCCGACGACGATCGCCAGGGCGAAGCCGAAGGCCAGCGTTCCCGACGACAGGTAGAAGTTGCCGAGCATCCCGTGCGTCGGGTCGCCGCCCATCGTGAACCCCTTCGCCAGGGCGAGGCCGATCCCGCCGCCGACGCCGGCGAAGGTCGCCGACTCGGCCAGCACGAGCCCCAGCACCGCGCGGTCGGAGTAGCCGAGCGTCTTCAGCACCGCCAGCTCGCCGGTCCGCTCGCGCACCGCGATCGCCATCGTGTTGCCGGTGACCAGCAGCAGCGTGAAGAACACGACCCCGCCGATGGAGAGGATGAGGAACTCGATGTTCCCCATCTGCTTGACGAACCCGGCGGCGAAGGCCCGCTCCGTCTGGGTGGAGGTCTCGTAGGGGGAGTCGGCGAAGCGGGCGTCGATCTCCTCGACGATCTTCGTCGCCTCGTCGGGGTTCGCGACCCGCACGACGTACCAGCCGACCAGCCCCTTGAAGAACGTCCGCCGCTCCTCGAGGTAGTCGTAGCGGAACCAGAACTGGTTGACGTCGTCCTCCGCCCGCTTGCCGTCGTAGATCCCGCGGAGGTTGAACTCCCACGTCCCGGTCCATATCGTGCCGCGCAGCGGGATGCGGTCGCCGATCCGCCAGCCGAACCGCTTGGCGAGGCCGCGGCCGACGACGCACCCCTGGCGGTCGGCGCGGAACGCCTTGAGCTGCTCCGGCGGGACGACGAACTCGGGGTAGGTGCGGAACCAGGTGTCGGCGTCCACCGCGAACTGGGGGAAGAAGTTCTTCTCGTCCTGGTAGACGCCGCCGAACCACGTCGAGTAGGTCACGTCGGCCACGCCGGGAACGGCGAGGATCCGGTCGCGGTAGGAGATCGGCAGCGGCATGATCAGCGAGGTCTTGTTGATCACCGCGAGGCGGTCCGCCCCCGCGACCTCCACGCCGCCGCCGAACGACGTCCGGATCGTCGCCAGCACGCCGAAGAGGAAGAGCGCCACCGCGAACGAGCCGACCGTCAGCAGCGCGCGGACCTTCTTCCGCAGCAGGTTGGCGACGACGATGCGGACGTACTT from bacterium encodes the following:
- a CDS encoding FtsX-like permease family protein, with amino-acid sequence MKYVRIVVANLLRKKVRALLTVGSFAVALFLFGVLATIRTSFGGGVEVAGADRLAVINKTSLIMPLPISYRDRILAVPGVADVTYSTWFGGVYQDEKNFFPQFAVDADTWFRTYPEFVVPPEQLKAFRADRQGCVVGRGLAKRFGWRIGDRIPLRGTIWTGTWEFNLRGIYDGKRAEDDVNQFWFRYDYLEERRTFFKGLVGWYVVRVANPDEATKIVEEIDARFADSPYETSTQTERAFAAGFVKQMGNIEFLILSIGGVVFFTLLLVTGNTMAIAVRERTGELAVLKTLGYSDRAVLGLVLAESATFAGVGGGIGLALAKGFTMGGDPTHGMLGNFYLSSGTLAFGFALAIVVGLAAGLPPALSAMRLDIVEALRRV
- a CDS encoding ABC transporter permease, with product MAIPLIYNVLSLRRRWLSSLVAVLGVAGAVGVFVAMLSLARGFQATLVASGSPRNAIVQRAGASSEMVSGVGLDEVRIVSTAPGVARDKDGPLVSAERVVVAGFALRGAGSAANAQVRGVSPRVLDVRRGVRVVRGRFFRPGLAEIVVGAGAARSFA